The DNA window GTAGCCATCGAGGTGAACCTTGTAGTCCCGGCCCATCGCGCTGTGGCCCTTGAGCAGTTTCTCCTTCACGTCCGGTTCACCGGCGGCGGCGAGTAGGGTGGGGAGCATGTCCTCGTGGGAGAAGACGTCGTTGTAGACGCTTCCCGGCTTGATGACACCGGGCCAGCGGATCACGCAAGGCACACGGTATCCACCCTCCCAGTTCGAGTTCTTCTCGTTGCGGAAGGGCGTCGTGCCGCCGTCCGGCCACGAGAAACACTCGGCGCCGTTGTCGGTCGAGTACATCACGATGGTGTTCTCGGCGAGACCGAGGGCGTCGAGTTTGTCGAGGATCTGGCCGATGTGGTTGTCGTGCTCGACCATGCCGTCGGCATAGACGCCGAGACCGGTCTTGCCCGCGGACTGCTCCTTGAGGTGGGTCCAGATGTGCATCCGGGTCGAGTTCCACCAGAGGAAGAACGGTTTGTCGGCATTCTTGGCGCGCTCCATGAAGTCGAGGGCTCCGGCGGTGACTTCGTCATCGACCGTTTCCATCCGCTTTTTGGTGAGCGGGCCGGTGTCCTCGATCTTGCCGTCGGAACTCGACTTGATCACGCCGCGCGGTCCGAACTTCTTCTTGAACTCCGGGTTCTTCGGGTAGTCCTCGTTCTCGGGCTCCTCTTCCGCATTGAGGTGGTAGAGGTTGCCGAGGAACTCGTCGAAGCCGTGGTTGGTCGGCAGCATCTCGTCCAGGTCGCCGAGGTGGTTCTTGCCATACTGTGCGGTCATGTAGCCGTGGTTCTTCAGAAGGCCGGCGATGGTCGGATCCTTGATCGAGATCCCTTCCTTCGCGCCCGGCAGACCGACCTTGAGCAGGCCGGTCCGGAACGGACTCTGGCCGGTGATGAAGGCGGCGCGGCCGGCGGTGCAGGACTGCTGACCGTACCAGTCGGTGAAGAGTGCTCCTTCATCGGCAAGGCGGTCGATGTTCGGCGTCTTGTAGCCCATCATGCCACGGTTGTAGCAACTCGGGTTGTTCCAGCCGATGTCGTCACCCCAGATGATGAGGATGTTGGGCTTTTTGTCCTGGGCGAATGCGGTGGTGGCGAAAGCGATGCCGGCAGTCAGCATCAGGAGCCACGGGTGTCTTGTTGGTTTCATGTTGTTACGGGTTGGTGTTGGGAAAATCAGTCGTTGCCTGCCCCGGCGACCCGGGGATAGAGAACTCCGGCTAGCGCCGCGCCGACGACCGGGGCCAGCCAGAACAGCCAGAGCTGCTGGATGGCCCATCCGCCGACGAATACGGCGGGTCCCGTACTGCGGGCGGGGTTGACGGAGAGGTTGGTGACGGGGATGCCGATCAGGTGGATCAGAGTGAGTCCGAAGCCGATGGCGATCGGTGCAAATCCGGCAGGTGCGCGCTTGTCGGTGGCGCCGAGGATGATCATCAGGAAAAAGAAGGTCAGGACGATCTCGGCGACGAGGCAGGCGATCATCGAGTAGTCGCCCGGCGAGCCTCCGACCTCGAGCGCTCCGTAGCCGTTGGCGGCGAAACCGTCGGAGAACTTGAAGTCTTCCTGACCGCTTGCGATCACGCCGAGAACTCCTGCGCCTGCGACTCCACCCAGGATCTGAGCGACGATGTAGGGGCCGACTTCGTTCCACGGGTGCCGACCGCCGACCGCGAGGCCGACTGAAACCGCGGGGTTGAGGTGGCATCCGGACACGTGACCGATGGCATAGGCCATCGTGAGCACCGTAAGACCGAAGGCGAAGGATACGCCGATGAGGCCGATCCCGATGTTGATCGGTGTCTGGGCCTCGATCGCGAAGAAGGCCGATGCCAGGACCGCGCTGCCGCAGCCGCCGAACACGAGCCAGAACGTGCCGAAAAACTCGGCGAGGAGCTTGTTGATGAGTTTCATGGAGAGCAATGCGTGGTTCGCAGAGCCCGTTTCCACGTTTCCTGCGCATCTAGCAGACAACAGGAAACGGCCTTTTTGGGCAAGTCCGGGATTGTTGCGGAATGGTTGACTTTTCGGTGTCGCTTTCCGGGTTGGCGAACTTGGAGGAAGTGCGTTAGATCGGAAGACCATGAAAGCACTCGCAGCCCTTGCACTGTTGTCGGTTCTCCCGGGATTCGCCGCCGAGGAGATGGATATGGAAGCCCGGCGGGAGTCGGTGAAAACCCTCAAGACCCACATCGAAATGCGTCAGGAGCGGCTCGACGAAGTGGTGTCGGAATTACGGGAGCGGGTCGGCGAAACCGACAAGAAGGTGGGAAAGGTGGTCGAGGTTCTTTCCGGTCTTAAGGACTCGCAGGATTCCAAGCGCCGGATTTCCCAGATCAAGAGTGAGGCGATCGGCGGGTTGAAGGGGATGATCGAAACCTACGACCGCGAGCGCCGGAAGCTCCTCGAGCGGTTGCGGACCGGAGCGGGTCCGGCGACGGAGGGGCTGAAGAAGGATCTCGAGAAGTTCGATGCGCTGATCCAGAAGCGTGCCGACGATGTCGTGAAGCTGGCGAAGTCGATGCCGGCCGGCGAGGATGTCGCGAAGTACGAGAGCGACGGTGGCTACTACTTCAACGGGGTCCACTACGAGAACAGCCGTATCAGCGAAGAGTGGAGGCAGAACCGTCGTGACAAGGTGCAGTCGGGCAAGGAGCGCCGCGAACTTCAGCAGGCCCTCGAGCGTGCGATCGAGGATCTCGAACGGCGTCGCGACACGGTGAAGGCATTCCTGAAGGACCGGAAGTTCACTCCGGCGGAGAGGGAATTGCGCGAACAGGAGTTGGCCCGGGTGGAGGGCTTGCTCGAGGCACGCAAGGCGCAGTTGGTCGAAGTCGCGACACCGGCCGATGCTCCGGAAAAGACCGCGGATCAGGAGCAGGCGCAGGACCTTGAGCACCTGCTCCGGGATGCGAAGCAGGACATCGCCTCGGATCTCTCACGCACCTTGCGCCTTTATCATGAGGCAGCCGACGAGCGCGATAAGATCGCAGGGCTCGAGGAGAACCTCGCGGCGCGCGAGAAGTGGCTCGAGGAGAACGACAAGGCTGGCGAGTGATGCGTAGCCGGGGCGCTCCGGCGACATATCCGCCGAAGCGCTTCAGAAACTCAGCTTGAGCCGGAGTCCACCGATTAGGCGGACTCCGGGACCGCCGTTCAGGCCTTCGCCGACGAGCAGTTGGAGGTCGGGTGAGACGGTGAAATTGCGTCGTGGCTGCCAGCGGTAGAAGGTTTCGAGGATTCCCTGTATGGGCTGCCCGCCGGATGAACCTCGGCCCACGCTTGCGGCCACGCCGAACAGGTCGTCGCCATTGACGGGAAACACGACTCCTCCGGCTACCAGGTAGTCCAAAGCCGCTGCTCCGCCGTCGGACCACGCACCGCGGATGAAGTAGCGGGTGCCCGCGCTGTCGAGTTGCTGCTCGTAGGTGAAGGAAACGCCCTGGCCTTCCGGGCGGTTCGCATCGTTCACCGCGTCGCTGTGCCACACGAGCATCTGGAGCCGCCGGGGAAGTTCATTCGAATCCTTGAAGTCGTAGGCGAACTGCAGCGCGTGGAAGAGGTCGTCCGACCCGAGTTGAAGGTTCACCTGGTCGCCGGTTTGCGTGCCTTGGACCGTGGTTGATCCGAGGCCGACGCTGAAGCCGTTGTCGAAGGTCTTGAGCGCGGTGAATCCCGCACCGAAGCGGGGGAAAGCCACTGCCGGGTTGGAGGCGAATCCCTGGTTGAGGAAGAACGACTTCGAACTCGCGAGTTGATGGCTGCCGAACTGCGAGTCGATCGAGAGCTGGCCGTAGCGCAGCTCGAGGCCGGCCTCATCAAAGTGGTGGCGGAGGAAGAAGTCGGGCACCTCGAACCCGCTGTTGCTGAAGCCGTCGACCAGTCCCCACGCGGCTCCGAGATCCGGGCCTAATTCCGACGCCGCGCGCCCCCCGTAGGCATGGCGGTCGCGCATGCGGAACCGGATCTCGGTCGGGTTGTCGACCCAGTAGCCGGTCGGCGTCCAGACGCCCTGCAAAGTGAAGTCACCGGATGCTCCGGTGGGGAAGCCATTGCCGAGTGCCGCACCCAGGAGCACGCTGTGATACGACGCGCTCCAGTTCAGTTGGCTCTTCTCCTGAAACCGTGTCCGCGCCCGGTCCCAATCGTCGAAAAGGGGATAAAGCCAGTCGCCCGACCCGCGTTGTTCCGCCTCGAGCTCTCGGGCAATGTCCTGTGGCGGACCGTCCTCCGCGAGGACGAGTGCGGGCACGGTCAGCGCTTGTGCGATGAGGATCCGGAGCCAGGTGGACATCGCGGACGATGTTCCTATTTCGGGAACAGGAACACCACTCCGAACCGCAGACCCCACTCAGGACCCTGGGTCGGCTTCTCGACGTAGTAGCGCGCACCGCCGAAGACCTGGATCGGTTGGTCGCCGAGCGTGAGAAGCTGGCTGACGACGAAGTTCACCGGGACCGTCCATTGGTGGTTCTGCCAATCGTAGGTGGACTCGACGTTGAGCGTCAGGGTTGTTTTGGTCGGCGTGATGTAGCTGACGAAGGGCTGGAGGAAGGTCGCGTTGACTCCGCCGCGCGAACCGTCACCGGCGAAGTCCCAGATGTGGTTGGCGAGCGCCCCGTAGGTCCAAGGTCCGCTCTGCTTCAGCACCACACCGGTCGGACCCGCCCCCCACTTCTCGGCACCGAGGGAGGAGTCGGTGGCGGTCGGAAAAAGGAATGCCGGGCCGATGCCCCAGATCGGATCACTTTCCGCCGGTGAGACGAAGAATGACTGAACGACGTCTCCGAGCCCGAACTCGTCACCGACACCGCCGAACTGCGTGCCCTCGACATCGACGACCGGCAGAATGGTCCGCGAGATCAGGTTCCAGTCCTCGTTGAGGGTGATCGGGATGACCGGCTGGATGTTCAACGTGAAACGCTGGCCGTCCGCCGGTCCGTTGCCGAAGTCGATGTTGCCTTGGAACGGCACGCTGATCAGCGAGCTAACCGGATTGGCGAGCTGCTTGGCGAGGTCGGGTTCGTTGGCCAGCCCGACGGTGGTCAGGCACGCGGTGATGAGCAGACAGGTCTTCATGGGCTGAACGGTTTCACCAGATTCTTCAGAAAATCACCCGCGTGCGCAAGCCTCCGAAGATCGCGTCGTCGTTGTTCGCGAGGACGGGGCGCACCCATTGGATGTCGGCTCCGACACGGAACCACGGGAAGATCTCGGCATCGTAGAAGATCTCGACACCGTATTCGTCCTGCACCCGGGCGATCGGCCGCACGGTCTTCTTCAGGTCGCTGCTGACGCCGTTCCAGAAAAACCCGACTCCGAAGTTGTCGTTCGGGCGCGAGCCGTTGACGCCGTTCGCAGCGAGACCGAGCACGGCGCTGGTCTCGAAGGGGTTCGGGTTGCCGTCGGAGACGGCGAGGATCCCGAAGATGCCCCAGCCCTTCTTCGGATCGGACGAGTCCTGGCAGAGGAATTGCTCGAAGGTGTAGGTCAGCTGCCACGAATCGCCCTGGCGGGTCGGGATGATGCCCGGACCGGTCGGCGGGCGCAGGTAGTCGTTGGCATCGAGTGAGAAGGCATCGATGGTCGAGTAGCTGCCGGAAATCGTGTGGGTTCCGTCAAGACCGCCGATCTTGGTGTAGAAGGTGTAGTCGGCGAGGAAAGTCATCTCGTCGTCATCGAGACCATCGAAGCCGGAACCCGTGAGCGGCGAGCGCGAGTCGAGCACGCCGATGTTGAACAGCGGCTTGCCTTCGTCGAGCACGCTGAGGATCGCGCCGAGCGTGGAGATGGGGATGGTCCGGCCGGCGATGGGCGGAGCCACGAACGAGGTGTTCATGAAGCCTTCCACACCGCGGCCGCCGAGAAAGATTCGGTCGGCAAGGTCAATCGTGTTGAACTTGCCGACCGAGAGCAGCACCGATTCGCTGAAAGCCTGGGTGAGGACGACGTTGGTGAAGGCGAAGACGTCGTCGGAGTCGCGAGGAGAAATCAGTGCCGCGTTCACCGGGGTAAGTGCGCCGGCCTGCGCCGAGGCGTCGCCGTAGCGGTACTCGCCGTGGACGTTGAGGAAGAGTCCCGGCCACAAGCCCGCCTTCTGGCCGTCCATGGCGAAGAACAGGTCCAGTTTGCCGCCGAACTCGAGTTGCTCGGGACCGGAGCCGTCGAGGTCGCCATGGTAGAAGTTGGTGGCCTCCAGCCGCAGGTCCATGCCGTGCGAGCCGAGGGTATTGCGGACGCCGAACAGATCGCCGGCGAGACGTTCGCGTTCCCAGATCGACGTCTCGGCGTCGGACTGGGCGAAGCAGGCGCCGGTGAGGGCGGTGATGCAAAGGACGGTTTCAGTTTTCATGGTTGGTCGGGGTTTGGATAAGTCAGGAAATGAGCATGCCGAAGGTGTAGTCCCAGCTCCGCTCGATCACCCAGAACATGGCGAGCGAGCCGATGGCGTAGGGAGGCACCGCTTTCAGCCATTCGGGAAGCTGGACCGGCAGGCGCTTCAGGACCGCTGCGAGAAGCAGCACGGCGGCGACGAAGATCAGTTGTCCTGCCTCGACGCCGACATTGAAGGTCAGCAGCGCGAGCGGAACCGCCTTCTGCGGCAGACCGATTTCGCCGAGCGCCCCGGCGAAGCCGAAGCCGTGGAGCAGGCCGAAGCCGAAGGCGACGACCCACGGCCAGCGGGCGGTGGCGGGATGGTCGCCGCGGCGCTTGCGCAGGATCTCCATCGCGACCAGCACGATGCTCAGCGCGATCACCGCCTCGACCGGCGGGCCGGGGAGCGAGACGTAGCCGAGGGAGGCGAGGGCGAGGGTGATGCTGTGTGCGAGCGTGAAGGCGGTGATGGTACCGACCAGCTTGCGGCGGCTGTCGATGATCAAAAGCAATGCGAGGACGAAGAGCAGGTGATCGATGCCGAGCAGGATGTGCTCGACGCCCAGCACGAAGTAGGTCCACGCCACGGCTCCCGTGCCCGGGGCCGCGGTGATGGTGGCGGTGATGTCGTCCGGTTGCAGGCGGGTCACGAACTCGGTGCCGTCGGCGTAGGCGACACGAACAAGAGCGTCGGTGAAGGTTCGTTCGAGCCCTCCGATCGTGACCTCAGTGCCGGCGATGCCTCCGGGGCACTCGATCTTCCAGCGGCGAATGTGGGCGTTGTCGACGAAGGCGTCGACCGGGTCGCCGACGGGTTTCACGCGTTCATCGAAATACGGATCCAGCGAGAGTCGCATGCTGTCACCACGCGCCGGCACTTTCCAGAGCACGTCATAGGTCTCGCCTTCGAGTTCGGTGATCTGCAAGTACGACGGGCGTAGTTCGTGGGCGCTGAGCGAGGCTCCGAAGGCGAGCCACCAGCCGAGGACAAGGGCGACGATGGAGTTGGGTGCGCGCATCATCCTTCCGGGTTGTCGGTGGCGGGCCACTCGACGGTGACCTCATACTTGTCCAAAAGCTCCGCTTGGAAACGCTCGCGGAACGCCATGCGGCGGTCGTGTTCCCATTCGCGGACGGCTTCGTTGCGGATCTCGTCGAGAGGGGGAAGGACGGGCTCGGTTCGCTCGTCGACCCGGACAAAATGGATGCCGAACCCGGATCGGATCGGCTCGCTCCACTCGCCGACCTCGAGCGGCTCGATCGCCCTGGCGAAATCCTCGCCGAAGGTGGCCGCGATCCGGTCGGGGGTGGCCCCGGTCATGTCGGAGGGCAGGAGGGTGGGGTGTCCCTCGGGCTCGTTGCCATCGTCGAACTCCGCCTTCGTCGAGTTGATCGCGCCGTCCGGATCCTCGCCGAGTTTGGACGGGTTGAAGAAGACTTGCCGGAAGGTGAATTCCGTGGGCCGGCCGAAACGCTCCGGATCGGCGCTCACGAACTCGCGCAGTTCGTCGTCGGTCGCGGCGCTGACTCCGATCTCATCGCTGAGGAACTCCATCTTCTGCCGCAGCCGGCGACGAATCAGGGTGTCGTTGTGATCGAGACCTGCGGCGGTGGCCTCGCGGTAGTAGATTTCCTCGAGGATGAAGTCGTCGATGAGGCCCTCCAGTTCTCCTCGCGTCGGCGGGCGCTGCCAGGTCTTGTGGAAAATGGTCGAGAGCTGCGCGATGCGCCCCGGTGAGACAACGATCTCGTTCTCACCCGGTTCACCGGCCTCGGGCTCGTTG is part of the Haloferula helveola genome and encodes:
- a CDS encoding peptidylprolyl isomerase; protein product: MKILKEPLLHFVLIGALLFALYQANEPEAGEPGENEIVVSPGRIAQLSTIFHKTWQRPPTRGELEGLIDDFILEEIYYREATAAGLDHNDTLIRRRLRQKMEFLSDEIGVSAATDDELREFVSADPERFGRPTEFTFRQVFFNPSKLGEDPDGAINSTKAEFDDGNEPEGHPTLLPSDMTGATPDRIAATFGEDFARAIEPLEVGEWSEPIRSGFGIHFVRVDERTEPVLPPLDEIRNEAVREWEHDRRMAFRERFQAELLDKYEVTVEWPATDNPEG
- a CDS encoding carbohydrate porin, whose translation is MSTWLRILIAQALTVPALVLAEDGPPQDIARELEAEQRGSGDWLYPLFDDWDRARTRFQEKSQLNWSASYHSVLLGAALGNGFPTGASGDFTLQGVWTPTGYWVDNPTEIRFRMRDRHAYGGRAASELGPDLGAAWGLVDGFSNSGFEVPDFFLRHHFDEAGLELRYGQLSIDSQFGSHQLASSKSFFLNQGFASNPAVAFPRFGAGFTALKTFDNGFSVGLGSTTVQGTQTGDQVNLQLGSDDLFHALQFAYDFKDSNELPRRLQMLVWHSDAVNDANRPEGQGVSFTYEQQLDSAGTRYFIRGAWSDGGAAALDYLVAGGVVFPVNGDDLFGVAASVGRGSSGGQPIQGILETFYRWQPRRNFTVSPDLQLLVGEGLNGGPGVRLIGGLRLKLSF
- a CDS encoding arylsulfatase translates to MLTAGIAFATTAFAQDKKPNILIIWGDDIGWNNPSCYNRGMMGYKTPNIDRLADEGALFTDWYGQQSCTAGRAAFITGQSPFRTGLLKVGLPGAKEGISIKDPTIAGLLKNHGYMTAQYGKNHLGDLDEMLPTNHGFDEFLGNLYHLNAEEEPENEDYPKNPEFKKKFGPRGVIKSSSDGKIEDTGPLTKKRMETVDDEVTAGALDFMERAKNADKPFFLWWNSTRMHIWTHLKEQSAGKTGLGVYADGMVEHDNHIGQILDKLDALGLAENTIVMYSTDNGAECFSWPDGGTTPFRNEKNSNWEGGYRVPCVIRWPGVIKPGSVYNDVFSHEDMLPTLLAAAGEPDVKEKLLKGHSAMGRDYKVHLDGYNLIPYLKGETEDAPRKEFFYWTDDGSLANLRYDRWKVVFMEQRGHGFDVWQEPLVTLRLPKLFCLRTDPFERADHEAIGYPKWRLERAYVLVPAQAFVSQHLATYQEYPPRQKAGTFGLDQVLEKLQEGASH
- a CDS encoding HupE/UreJ family protein, with translation MMRAPNSIVALVLGWWLAFGASLSAHELRPSYLQITELEGETYDVLWKVPARGDSMRLSLDPYFDERVKPVGDPVDAFVDNAHIRRWKIECPGGIAGTEVTIGGLERTFTDALVRVAYADGTEFVTRLQPDDITATITAAPGTGAVAWTYFVLGVEHILLGIDHLLFVLALLLIIDSRRKLVGTITAFTLAHSITLALASLGYVSLPGPPVEAVIALSIVLVAMEILRKRRGDHPATARWPWVVAFGFGLLHGFGFAGALGEIGLPQKAVPLALLTFNVGVEAGQLIFVAAVLLLAAVLKRLPVQLPEWLKAVPPYAIGSLAMFWVIERSWDYTFGMLIS
- the aqpZ gene encoding aquaporin Z codes for the protein MKLINKLLAEFFGTFWLVFGGCGSAVLASAFFAIEAQTPINIGIGLIGVSFAFGLTVLTMAYAIGHVSGCHLNPAVSVGLAVGGRHPWNEVGPYIVAQILGGVAGAGVLGVIASGQEDFKFSDGFAANGYGALEVGGSPGDYSMIACLVAEIVLTFFFLMIILGATDKRAPAGFAPIAIGFGLTLIHLIGIPVTNLSVNPARSTGPAVFVGGWAIQQLWLFWLAPVVGAALAGVLYPRVAGAGND
- a CDS encoding carbohydrate porin; translation: MKTETVLCITALTGACFAQSDAETSIWERERLAGDLFGVRNTLGSHGMDLRLEATNFYHGDLDGSGPEQLEFGGKLDLFFAMDGQKAGLWPGLFLNVHGEYRYGDASAQAGALTPVNAALISPRDSDDVFAFTNVVLTQAFSESVLLSVGKFNTIDLADRIFLGGRGVEGFMNTSFVAPPIAGRTIPISTLGAILSVLDEGKPLFNIGVLDSRSPLTGSGFDGLDDDEMTFLADYTFYTKIGGLDGTHTISGSYSTIDAFSLDANDYLRPPTGPGIIPTRQGDSWQLTYTFEQFLCQDSSDPKKGWGIFGILAVSDGNPNPFETSAVLGLAANGVNGSRPNDNFGVGFFWNGVSSDLKKTVRPIARVQDEYGVEIFYDAEIFPWFRVGADIQWVRPVLANNDDAIFGGLRTRVIF